CCAGCGCGGCTTTGGCGTGGGTCCTTGAGTACATGATGGGCGACGCCAGCGGCGTGGCGCGGGAGCTGCTCGAGGGCTGGACCATGTTCCTCGCCGTGGCGGTCCTGTTCTACGTGAGCAACTGGATGCTTTCCAAGGCAGACACAGAGCGCTGGGAAAGCTACATCGGCGGCAAGGTCCAACAGTCCATCGACAAGAAGAGCCAGTGGACGCTGATTTTCGCCGCGTTCATCGCCGTCATGCGCGAAGGCGCCGAGCTGATCCTGTTCTACAAGGCGGCATTTACCGACGGCATGGACAACACGACCTACATCGTTTACGGCATCGTCGCCGGAGCGGCCGTGTTGGTCGCCGTGTGGATCGCGTTCCGTTACTTCAGCGTCAAGCTGCCTCTGAAGCCTTTCTTCCTATTTACCAGCATCCTTCTTTTCCTGATGTGCATTTCCTTCATGGGCAAGGGAGTCCTTGAGCTCACAGAGGCCGACGTGATCACCGGCCGGACGGTTATCCCGTCGATGAACGGCTTCTCCATCGACATTCTGAACATCTACGACCGGGCCGAGACGCTGATTCCTCAGGTCATGATTCTCATCGCGTCGCTGTGGATTACCCTGCCCCACATGTTCCGGAAGAAGGATAAGGGCAACAAGTAGCTTTCACCTTTTGGAAGATTCCGCATGAGCGGAACTTTAATAGCAACATCATTTTATTTTCAGGGAGGTTTTTTGATGAAAAAGTCGTTTGTTGCGTTGCTTTCATGCTTTGCCGCTTTGGTTTTTGGCGCCTGCGCCATCGCTGCTCCTGCTGCTCCCGTTGCTGACAAGCCCGGCGAGAGCGGATTCGTTGAGATCCCCATCGGCGAGGAGCAGCAGGTCGGTCCGTACAACGTCGCAGCCGTGTATTTCCAGGCCGTTGATATGTACCCCGCTGGCAAGAACCCGTCCCGCGAGGAGTCCGATATGCACCTGGAAGCCGATATTCACCTGCAGCCTGAATCTGCCGCCCTGTACGGCTTCGGCAACGGCGAAAACATTTGGCCGCCCTATCTGACGGTGAAGTACGAGATCCTCAACAAGAAGAAGGACGTCGTGATGTCTGGCTCCTTCATGCCGATGAACGCTGATGACGGCCCGCACTACGGCGCCAACATCAAGAAGGGCCTCAAGGTCGGCACCTACACGCTGCGCCTGACCATCAACCCGCCCACGGATTACCTCTTCCACACTGACCCGGAGACCGGCGTGCCCGCAAAGGAAAACGCAAAGGATTTCTTCAAGTCCTACACCTGCGAGTTCGATTGGAAGTACACTGCTGAGCAGCTTCAGAACCGCTAAGCCATCAGCGTAAGCGTTAAAGAGTCTATATGTTCACACGGCGGGGAGCTGCTTTTCCTGAAATGGCAGGCAGCGCCCCGCTTTAGCTGTTTTTAGATCGGGGGCGCAGTCCCATTTTTAAATATCTTGTCGCGGTCACAGACCAGCTTGCTTCTCTCTCGTTTTTGACCGGCTTGATTCTCAGCTTCTCCCTGAAGGACAGAGAAAAAACTGGCCGCCTCTTTGCGTGGGCGGGCATCGTGGTCGGCCTTCTTGTCGGCG
This is a stretch of genomic DNA from Jonquetella anthropi DSM 22815. It encodes these proteins:
- a CDS encoding iron transporter, whose amino-acid sequence is MKKSFVALLSCFAALVFGACAIAAPAAPVADKPGESGFVEIPIGEEQQVGPYNVAAVYFQAVDMYPAGKNPSREESDMHLEADIHLQPESAALYGFGNGENIWPPYLTVKYEILNKKKDVVMSGSFMPMNADDGPHYGANIKKGLKVGTYTLRLTINPPTDYLFHTDPETGVPAKENAKDFFKSYTCEFDWKYTAEQLQNR